A DNA window from Tenuifilaceae bacterium CYCD contains the following coding sequences:
- a CDS encoding hypothetical protein (frameshifted, insertion/deletion at around 3525683;~possible pseudo due to internal stop codon), whose product MKQRIGVYICHCGGNISDYVDVEQLGKLMANEDGVIVSKDVMFACSDANQKQMIQDINEKQLDAIVVASCSPKLHTHTFRGVAERAGINPYNYTQVNVREQCSWAHSDKPMDATIKAYGLIRAGINRVTHSEALESIEITAQKAVAVIGAGVSGLRAAIDLARMGNQVYLIEKEAEVGGRVLTSGKLFMTGENGKEVIDRLYQRLKQMNNINIFTNANLDKISGSFGNFFIDVNVGGELLKLNVGSVLVTTGFDFYQPKEGEYGYKLSENVITLPDFNKLVENGNGKLIHNGKPVKTVAYIYCVGNRQSKGENKYCSRHCCTAAIHSSLNLHEKFDGVKAFHLYRDIRTYGKQELLYQESSKKGDIYIKFEEKEPPIVEMKGNKPFIKVKDYLTSKKELTLDADLVVLVTGMVARSDSNEISGKLKIPIGTDKFFNEIHPKLKPVETVIKGVYIGGACQGPKNISESVQSALSGAAKINAVIRKGSIELEPIVARINPEACAWCNKCSEVCEFDAIKPIESNGKMIAEVNISTCTGCGICAPVCPTNAIEVAHFTDNEIESMIDGFASPANIAPREQTNQNTSSAKAQSLAGYPKIWRTIASALNDKPLSIPQITEKINISIQEVTWNVMTMNRYGFIESTGLDGDEVYHIYKLKK is encoded by the coding sequence ATGAAACAACGAATAGGAGTATATATATGCCATTGCGGAGGGAACATCTCCGACTATGTTGATGTGGAGCAACTTGGCAAACTAATGGCTAACGAGGATGGCGTAATCGTATCGAAAGATGTGATGTTTGCCTGCTCCGATGCTAACCAAAAGCAGATGATACAGGATATTAACGAGAAGCAACTCGATGCTATTGTGGTTGCATCGTGCTCGCCAAAGTTACATACACATACTTTCCGCGGAGTTGCTGAACGTGCAGGTATCAATCCGTACAACTATACACAAGTAAATGTTCGTGAGCAATGTTCCTGGGCACACTCCGATAAACCAATGGATGCCACAATTAAGGCCTACGGCTTAATTCGTGCAGGTATAAACAGAGTAACGCACTCCGAGGCATTGGAAAGCATCGAAATTACTGCACAAAAGGCTGTTGCTGTAATCGGCGCTGGAGTATCGGGATTGCGGGCTGCCATAGATTTGGCCAGAATGGGCAATCAAGTTTACCTAATTGAGAAGGAAGCCGAGGTTGGCGGAAGAGTATTAACCTCCGGAAAACTATTTATGACTGGCGAAAATGGTAAAGAAGTTATAGATAGACTTTACCAACGCCTTAAGCAGATGAATAACATCAACATATTCACAAATGCTAACCTTGATAAAATTTCGGGAAGTTTTGGTAATTTCTTTATCGATGTGAATGTTGGTGGAGAACTGCTCAAACTTAACGTTGGGTCTGTACTAGTAACAACTGGTTTCGATTTTTACCAACCCAAGGAGGGAGAGTATGGGTATAAACTATCTGAAAATGTTATTACACTTCCAGATTTCAACAAACTAGTAGAGAATGGTAACGGAAAACTTATCCACAATGGAAAACCAGTAAAAACTGTCGCATACATCTACTGCGTGGGAAATCGCCAATCGAAAGGCGAAAACAAGTACTGCTCTCGCCATTGCTGTACTGCAGCAATTCACTCATCGTTAAACTTACACGAGAAGTTCGATGGTGTTAAAGCGTTTCATCTTTACAGAGATATCAGAACATACGGAAAACAGGAACTGCTATATCAGGAATCATCAAAAAAAGGAGATATCTACATAAAATTCGAGGAGAAAGAACCGCCAATTGTAGAGATGAAGGGTAACAAACCTTTTATCAAGGTTAAGGATTACTTGACATCGAAAAAAGAACTAACACTCGATGCAGACCTAGTAGTTCTGGTTACTGGAATGGTTGCCCGTAGCGATAGCAACGAAATATCGGGTAAACTAAAAATTCCAATTGGAACCGATAAGTTTTTCAACGAGATTCACCCAAAACTAAAACCTGTAGAAACAGTAATTAAAGGCGTTTACATTGGTGGTGCTTGCCAGGGACCAAAGAATATAAGCGAATCGGTTCAATCGGCACTGTCGGGCGCAGCAAAAATCAACGCAGTTATTCGTAAAGGAAGTATCGAGCTGGAGCCAATTGTTGCCAGAATTAACCCCGAGGCTTGTGCTTGGTGCAATAAATGCAGCGAGGTTTGTGAATTTGATGCCATTAAACCAATTGAAAGTAATGGCAAAATGATAGCCGAGGTTAATATCTCAACCTGTACCGGGTGCGGAATTTGCGCCCCTGTATGCCCTACTAACGCCATTGAAGTTGCACATTTCACCGATAACGAAATTGAATCGATGATTGATGGCTTTGCCTCACCGGCAAACATTGCACCACGTGAACAAACTAATCAAAACACTAGTTCGGCCAAAGCACAAAGTCTTGCAGGATACCCAAAGATTTGGAGAACCATAGCCAGTGCGCTCAACGACAAGCCGCTTTCTATTCCTCAAATTACGGAAAAAATAAACATTAGCATCCAAGAAGTAACATGGAATGTAATGACAATGAATCGCTATGGGTTTATTGAATCAACCGGACTTGATGGTGATGAGGTCTACCATATATACAAACTAAAAAAGTAA
- a CDS encoding transcriptional regulator encodes MKELLINLNKHFENRIRLGIMSVLMVNDWVDFNTMKETLNVTDGNLASHMKALEAEKYVEVKKQFIDKKPNTTYRATIEGRKAFEEHLAVLEKLISSGR; translated from the coding sequence ATGAAAGAGCTACTGATAAATCTAAATAAGCATTTCGAGAACCGCATTCGGCTTGGCATTATGTCGGTGCTGATGGTGAACGATTGGGTTGACTTCAACACAATGAAGGAGACCCTTAACGTTACCGATGGCAACTTGGCTAGCCATATGAAGGCTCTTGAAGCGGAGAAGTATGTTGAGGTGAAGAAGCAATTCATCGATAAAAAGCCGAATACAACTTATAGAGCAACTATTGAGGGTCGTAAAGCTTTTGAGGAGCATCTTGCTGTCCTTGAAAAGTTGATTAGTTCTGGACGTTAA
- a CDS encoding cell envelope integrity protein CreD, which translates to MTEKTQTFFEKNAVMIKVAAIGFLTLILLIPMAMIQELVMERRARQKEATNEISSKWGYEQRLTGPILVVPYKTFEYDKETKKTIEIGHLAYFLPEELKVDGSLTPEIRNRGIFDVAVYSSNLKVEGFFKSPKIETTESIQIDWNGAFLTIGISDLRGIKEAINFKWNDKDMACEPGVKISHLVKSGVTVNNPLEANAEVGEYRFLFNIALNGSRSVSFVPVGRETNVHIESPWGNPSFEGAFLPFDRTIAESNFTASWKVLELNRNYPQKWIDSDLDLDESAFGVALLLPVETYQITERSMKYAILFIALTFTVFFFVEVMRKLRVHPIQYVLVGFGLVLFYLLLLSLSEQMSFGLAYIIASFGILVMITSYAHSIFKNNRLTLILAGILVLLYGFLYILLQLQDYALLMGSVGLFIILATVMYLSRKINWYALGGGGESEEE; encoded by the coding sequence ATGACAGAGAAAACACAAACATTTTTTGAGAAAAACGCAGTGATGATAAAGGTTGCAGCCATTGGCTTTTTAACCTTGATTCTACTAATTCCTATGGCTATGATTCAGGAGTTGGTTATGGAGCGCAGGGCGCGACAAAAGGAGGCCACCAACGAGATTAGCTCCAAGTGGGGTTACGAGCAGCGCCTAACAGGGCCCATTTTGGTGGTTCCTTACAAAACGTTTGAGTACGATAAGGAGACCAAGAAAACCATTGAAATTGGGCATTTGGCTTACTTCCTACCCGAAGAACTGAAGGTTGATGGCAGTTTAACTCCCGAAATCCGTAACCGGGGTATTTTTGATGTGGCTGTTTACAGTTCAAACCTAAAGGTTGAGGGTTTTTTTAAATCACCCAAAATTGAAACGACTGAGAGTATTCAAATTGATTGGAATGGAGCATTTCTAACAATTGGAATTTCCGATTTACGAGGAATTAAGGAGGCTATTAACTTTAAGTGGAACGATAAGGATATGGCTTGTGAACCTGGTGTAAAAATTAGCCATCTTGTAAAATCGGGTGTTACAGTTAATAATCCATTGGAGGCAAATGCAGAGGTAGGAGAGTACCGTTTCTTGTTCAATATTGCGCTGAATGGTTCTAGGAGTGTTAGTTTTGTCCCTGTAGGACGCGAAACCAACGTGCATATTGAGTCGCCTTGGGGCAATCCAAGTTTTGAAGGGGCCTTTTTACCATTCGATAGGACTATTGCGGAAAGCAACTTTACTGCATCGTGGAAGGTTTTGGAGTTGAACAGGAACTATCCTCAGAAATGGATTGATAGCGACCTTGATTTGGACGAATCGGCTTTTGGAGTTGCATTATTACTGCCAGTGGAAACCTACCAAATTACAGAGCGCTCTATGAAGTATGCAATTCTATTCATCGCCCTAACATTCACTGTATTCTTCTTTGTTGAGGTGATGCGAAAGTTGAGGGTTCATCCAATTCAGTACGTTCTTGTTGGTTTTGGCCTAGTTCTATTCTACTTACTGTTACTATCGCTTTCGGAACAAATGAGTTTTGGTTTGGCTTATATAATTGCCAGTTTTGGTATTTTGGTGATGATAACCAGTTACGCTCACAGTATTTTCAAGAATAATAGACTAACCTTAATTCTAGCAGGTATTCTGGTGTTGCTTTACGGATTCCTTTATATACTTCTTCAACTCCAAGATTACGCTTTGCTAATGGGTAGCGTTGGTTTATTTATAATTCTGGCCACGGTGATGTACCTATCGAGAAAGATTAATTGGTATGCACTTGGTGGTGGAGGTGAGAGCGAGGAAGAGTAA